One Desulfobacterales bacterium genomic region harbors:
- a CDS encoding arsenite methyltransferase, protein MDKSKNDEIRSAVRENYGKVAASGSAGCGCSPSSCCGTLNGLTAADISLGLGYSGEDVTAVPEGANMGLGCGNPQAIASLQTGEVVLDLGSGGGFDCFLAARVVGDKGVVIGVDMTAEMITKSRRNAEQAGFENVDFRLGELENLPVADGIIDVIISNCVINLSPEKERVFREAFRVLKQGGRLAISDVVATAEIPDDVKKDMAMYTGCITGASYISELESMLQQAGFENIRIRPKDESKAFIRDWAPGSKVEDYVVSATVEAVKP, encoded by the coding sequence ATGGACAAAAGTAAGAATGACGAAATTCGCAGTGCTGTTCGAGAAAACTACGGAAAGGTAGCTGCATCGGGAAGCGCCGGTTGCGGTTGCTCACCCTCATCCTGTTGTGGAACACTCAATGGCCTGACGGCAGCGGATATTTCGCTTGGCTTGGGTTACTCCGGCGAGGACGTGACTGCCGTGCCGGAAGGGGCGAACATGGGCCTTGGGTGCGGCAATCCGCAGGCCATCGCTTCCTTACAAACCGGCGAAGTTGTGCTGGACTTGGGCAGCGGAGGAGGATTCGATTGTTTCCTGGCGGCGCGGGTTGTTGGGGACAAGGGAGTTGTTATCGGTGTTGATATGACAGCGGAGATGATCACCAAATCCCGCCGTAACGCTGAACAAGCCGGTTTCGAGAACGTCGATTTTCGCCTGGGAGAGTTGGAAAACCTGCCAGTTGCCGATGGAATTATCGATGTCATCATTTCCAACTGTGTGATCAACCTTTCTCCAGAGAAAGAAAGGGTATTCCGTGAGGCATTCCGCGTATTAAAACAAGGTGGGCGGCTGGCGATTTCCGATGTTGTTGCCACCGCTGAGATTCCGGACGACGTAAAGAAAGATATGGCAATGTATACTGGTTGTATCACGGGCGCATCTTATATTTCGGAACTCGAATCTATGTTGCAGCAAGCTGGCTTTGAGAACATCCGGATCAGGCCAAAAGATGAAAGTAAAGCCTTTATCCGTGATTGGGCACCCGGAAGTAAGGTTGAGGATTATGTTGTTTCGGCAACTGTTGAGGCAGTAAAGCC